The sequence below is a genomic window from Lolium perenne isolate Kyuss_39 chromosome 4, Kyuss_2.0, whole genome shotgun sequence.
GTAGTTTGAACCCtaacgggactcgagtttttcggactcgtctcgtaaagcacgggagtccacacagatcttcatcggctacttctggtgaatgccgatgttctcttctttcttgccgcGCTCTATCTACTCTTACTTGAGCCGTTGTATcttttgctccacttgttctcggtggatcttgcactactgcagtgggtcgtggactattttgccttgcagttccttcgggaggtgtagttgtgaatgctgttcccatgactccaactcctgccattgccatgttaaacaatgcttctctcgggtctccagggggtggtctggacgcgaggatataagcttgcgttgccatgtacccagcttctggtgttttagggatgatatttcccctggtgtcgattgtcatgaaagacatgtcgaggttttgaaccagatgcTCCCTCTCTGCTTTGGGTATATTTTGcagtcgagatcttgctctccttcgagcctctctgtgactatctcccgaagttcctgattgtcggcttagttctgctcttcgcctacttgacgcagaagctgcctcctttcttctgttcaaggaagctgtttgtttttccaattcACTACTCACACGATaaagtctatattgataagcttgtaATTCTTCTACAGTAGCGGttgtagtcattggttctgtaccatccatagctcttgcagctctatcccacgctgcttgtgggaGTTGAACTCTTTCGCGAGGCGAagacccgacatatttagtgcctaggcctcttctgagatcagcgggatcgacgtatgggtttcccaaatcgtcgaaagcctctgacgtctctgGTGCTGCTCGGCTTGCCTCCTCGATTGCATAGACTTGATGGTATTTTGGGTGTTGGTTTTtgtcaggattggtgacaccatcatgaagattggtgaagacctttccaaaggcagcagatttgtcgatgaagttgaagctgtcgacgctgtcggagtcgctgcttataaaggagtccgcagacgacttgaaggatgtgtcgctgaagatcttggcgagctttccgcctgccttggtgttgatgaagtgTGGCGACGAAAATTCTTCAGCGCTCGATGAAAAGTCAGAATCGATCGCTGAAaattccgacgagatcggaactccgAGATGATAAGATCCCTCCTTGTTGACGATAAATCGGAATTCTCCGAACGTCATGatgatgggctcctccagatacgcacatgcatccaaacgggagggcgggtgaggaataaaatcgactagatcagttttttctcgtttacctcgatccatcgcattgcttgctaccgacgaagtcgacgattctggacgtgccatcgagatcagctccttgcaacctcaaaatcccacagacggcgccaattgacaagggattaacttgtcaatgcctacggattgtagactagggtttcgttggatgtagagggcaagtagatctcgaaggttcagccgaaaagtgctcgacaatgtaaaaactagggttgtgttgacagtagattcgatcctttctttgtccctcgactcccccttatataggaggcggagccgagggattcatgatacacaagtttacagagtccgggagggtttctaacccatcccgcaagattacaaacgaggactcctattacaactctagctttccttaacagtatcttggacttccgaatcttcttattcttcgggtcgtgggctttcaataaaccccgggtaccatcttcggcaggcccattgggtatgcctatgtcacctaGCCACTGGCCTCCAAACCTGTAGATAGATAAGCATTTTATACAGACCGTCAACTGGCTGAGAGGGGAAGATCCCTTCAATAGAAAATTTATTCCTAATGTTCCACAGGGCCCAGCATAGAGCTGTGCACCCGATCCAGGCCACCCGCTTGGTCTGTCCGGATAGGTCGTCTAGAAGTCTATACAGGTCCGCAAAGTAAGACGGGTTCCAGGAGCATGCTAGCAGTTCCCTAACCACACTCCACATAAATTTAGCCAGAGGACACAAGAACAAGATGTGTGCAATGTCCTCAGCCTCCGTACACAGGGCACATCACCCCGTCGATGGACCCCGCCTACGGCGAATATTGTCGTTGGAAGGCAAGCATTTCCGCACCAACTGCCACAGGAAGATGCGAACCTTCATGGGAACAGCCACCTTCCAGATGTCGCTAAAGTGCTTCCTGGGAGTCCCCTGACATAGTTTCCGGTAAAGAGATTTAACCGAAAACTTCCCAGAAGGTTCAAGCAACCAAGAGATAACGTCCTGCCCCTCCGAGAGGTGGACGCCCAAAATCCCGGCAAGGATGGAGTTCAGATCCATCCTCTCGCGGGTACCCAAGCCGCGGCGGAAAGTAACCTGCCACCCCTCGGCAGCGCAGCAGCCGGCCACTGTGACGTGTGGGTCAGCCGCGATGCCATACAGGGTGGGGTAGCGGTCCTTCAAGGGCCCCTGCCCTTGCCACCAATCCTCCCAGAACCTGGTGGACTCTCCATTCCGTATGTGGTGTTTCGCTCCCAGCGAGAAGACGGACTTCACTTTTTGGATGGAGTTCCAGAACTGGGACCCCGGCCTGTGAGAGTCTACCAGAAGATCCTTCGATCTCAGTATTTGTTTCGGAGAATATCCGCCCAGAGCCCTTGCTCCCCGGCATAGAGCTTCCAGATCCACTTCACCATGAGGCAAATGTTCATGAGCCTCGTGTCAGTGATACCTAGTCCCCACAAGGACTTCGGTTTACAGAGCGCTTCCCACCTAACCCAATGGTATTTCCGCCTCGGACCGTTGGCCTTCCAGAAGAACCTAGCCCGGTCCTCCGAAACTGGAGGTGAATGCCCTCCCCCAAGAGGTACACTCCCATAGCATGAAGGGGAAGGTTGGAGAGGCAGGCATTGACCAAGGTCAAGCGGGCCGCCGAGGACATGAACTTCCCCATCCACGGGTCCGCCCGTCTCCCAACCCTCAGCGTGAGAGGACCCCAGTCCCCCGCTGTAATGGCCTTATCGCCAATGGGCAAGCCCAAGTATGTGAAGGGAAAAGATCCCAGCTTACAGTTGAGCATGTTGGCGATGCACTGTTTTTCCTGGTCAGTGGTACCCAGCACCATGACCTCGCTCTTGTGAACAGACATATTCTCAAAGCAGAGAAGAAGGAATTTGAGATTGGCAATCCCTCGGGCATCCGGTTGGATCATAATAATTGTGTCATCCGCGTATTGCAGATGCGAAACCCCCCTAGGTAGCAAGTGCGGGATAACCCCGGAAATGTGTCCAGACCTGGAGGCCGCGTCAAGAATGGCGGCTAGGGCCTCGGCCGCAAAGTCAAAGAGCAGGGGGAGAGGGGGGTCACCCTGACACACTCCCCGTCCATTACGGAAGAAGTTCCCCACTTTCCCGTTGATAGTGATCGCTGTCTGGGCCCCCGAGACCAGACTCATCACACGGTGGACCCAGCCTGGGTCGAAGCCTTTCCTGAGGAGAAACTCACTCAGGAACTTCCAATCCGCCCGATCATAGGCTTTCTCAAAGTCTAGCTTCAGGAAGACTCCCCCGAGTCTCTTAGACTTGGTCTCATGGATGATCTCCTGAAGGGAGACTATACTCAATATAGAAGATAAGTACAAGCCTCACTAATCTCTACTACATAATAAGGTGACATGGAGAATTGGGGAAGCACCGACATGTTAACCGTCCTGAATAATAATTACTCAATGTCTTAAAATACGTGTGGATTCTTTTTGCTGCTTGACATGTTGGTCCACTGCACGACAAGTTGGGAGTAAGTTAGCATTGCACCAATAGAATCTCTTCCACCACTGGAACTGGAATCATATTCTCAAATGCCTCTCCTCGCTGATATGTCATTTTTATTCTTCGGCAACCTGCGGTTTGCCATGGTTATATTAGGAAGCTGGCTGCTCACTGCAAATCATAAGCTGCTTGCCATGGAGGGGTGGTTGAGCTTAAGTTTCATAGCACTATCCACGCTACTAGCCATTTGGTTTTTCATGCTCTCCGGTGGGAAGAAGCAGCAGCTGCCTCCTGGGCCATGGAGACTACCGATTATCGGTAGCCTCCACCACGTCGTCAGCGTCCTCCCGCACCGCACCATGCTAGATCTGTGTCGCCGGCACGGGCCAATGTTTTACCTGCAGCTAGGCGAGGTCCCCACAGTGGTGATCTCCAGCGCCGAGGCTGTGAGGCAGATGATGAAGGCCAACGACCTCCAGTTCCCAAACCGCATGGCCTCCGGGATGCAGAACATCGTCGGCTACGGCGGCAAGGGCATCATCTTTGCCCCGTACGGCGAGCACTGGCGCCAGATGCGCAAGGTGTGTGTCACGGAGCTGCTCAGCTCCAAGCAGGTGAAGCGCATGGAGAGCATCCGGGGAGAGGAGATGGCCACCCTCCTCCGCTCCATCACATCCTCGGCCGGCGCCACCGTCAACGTCAGCGAGAAGCTCTCGGCCCTGAGCAACGACGTCGTGGCGCGGGCGGTCTTTGGCGGCAAGATCAGCCAGCAGCAGGATTTCATCCACGCGACTGACCAGATCACGGACCTACTGGGGGGCTTCTGCCTCGTCGACCTCTTCCCGTCGTCGAGGCTGGTGCGGTGGCTGAGCAACGAGGAGCGCCGCCTTAAGAGCTTCTGCGACGTCATGCAGCGTATCATTACCGACATCCTCCTCGAGCGCAAGGCCGTGCGCGCCGCCAACAATGGCACCTGCGACGAGGGCCTGCTGGACGCGCTGCTCACGCTGCAGGAGGAGGACTCGTTGGAATCCCCTCTAACCACGGAGATGATAACCACCGTCTTGTTTGTGAGTATTTTCCTTTTCATTTCTATATTGCGACATTTGTGATAACGGTATTATTGTAGCCAACAGCTGCTTCGTTAGGACATAAGACAAATCAGAGGCTGTTATTATACTCTTCTTTAAGAAAACAAGAAGCATCTACGTCTGAGCAGAATCATGTGATGCCTACATCACATAAAGACTGGTTAGCATCCTAGGTGCCTGACAAATCAAAACAAAAAAGCAGACACTTGTGATTACTCAATTCAAAGTTCTAGTTGTATCCTCTTGCTTTAACATCCTCAAGGACAGCTGAACTTTTGGTCCAGATAGGTATGTTTAGATAACATTAGTAAAAACTAAATTCATGCaatattttgtacttaccttttcaGGAAGCCAGGGTGCTTTTCCCGTTCATAAATTAGACATAATTGACCTTGTTCATGTGAAATATTGGACCAAAAATCTTACAATGCCCGGTTAATTATAAAACCCCATAACTAGTATGCGACTATTATAAATTCAAAATTCAATACAAAACTAATAACTATATGTTCAAACTAATGATAAATATATTACATGATATTGTTTTGTCTCCACACTAAGTTTTCCTCGAATGACCTTTTAAATTCTTAGATACTATATGTGCACATTAGTCTTATTCATATGCCACAACACCGTCATTATTTCCAGGACATATTTGGAGCTGCCACTGACACCACTTCAACAACTTTAGACTGGGCTATGTCAGAACTCGTTAATCATCCAGAAGCTATGGCTAAGGCTCAACTAGAGGTCAGGGAGGTACTAGGTCCTGACCGAGGTATCATTGGCAGTAGCGACCTTGCAGAACTGCACTACATGCGGATGGTTATCATGGAAGCTCTAAGATTGCATCCACCTTTCCCTCTACTCAACCGCAAGAATGAAGAGGACTGCAAAGTTATGGGTTATGACATGCTTAAAGGCACGAATATATACATTAATGTGTTTGCAATTTCCCGGGATCCTCGGCACTGGAATAACCCCAAAGAGTTCAATCCAGACAGGTTTGAGGACAATAAGATGGATTTTAACGGGACATTCTTCGAATTCGCTCCTTTCGGGTTTGGGCGGCGGCGATGCCCTGGAATAACATTTGCCTCATCAAGTTTAGAGATGGTACTAGCAAACTTTCTCTATCACTTTGACTGGA
It includes:
- the LOC127349308 gene encoding desmethyl-deoxy-podophyllotoxin synthase gives rise to the protein MEGWLSLSFIALSTLLAIWFFMLSGGKKQQLPPGPWRLPIIGSLHHVVSVLPHRTMLDLCRRHGPMFYLQLGEVPTVVISSAEAVRQMMKANDLQFPNRMASGMQNIVGYGGKGIIFAPYGEHWRQMRKVCVTELLSSKQVKRMESIRGEEMATLLRSITSSAGATVNVSEKLSALSNDVVARAVFGGKISQQQDFIHATDQITDLLGGFCLVDLFPSSRLVRWLSNEERRLKSFCDVMQRIITDILLERKAVRAANNGTCDEGLLDALLTLQEEDSLESPLTTEMITTVLFDIFGAATDTTSTTLDWAMSELVNHPEAMAKAQLEVREVLGPDRGIIGSSDLAELHYMRMVIMEALRLHPPFPLLNRKNEEDCKVMGYDMLKGTNIYINVFAISRDPRHWNNPKEFNPDRFEDNKMDFNGTFFEFAPFGFGRRRCPGITFASSSLEMVLANFLYHFDWMLPTGAISATVDTSEKFGLTVRISSDLQLRAIPHVFSKAMEI